The following coding sequences lie in one Pseudorca crassidens isolate mPseCra1 chromosome 2, mPseCra1.hap1, whole genome shotgun sequence genomic window:
- the FASLG gene encoding tumor necrosis factor ligand superfamily member 6 isoform X2, which produces MQQPLNYPYPQIFWVDSSASSPWASPGSVFPCPSSAPGRPGQRRPPPLPPPLKKRRGHNTGLCLLVMFFMVLVALVGLGLGLFQLFHLQKELAELREVTPIHPLRKRS; this is translated from the exons ATGCAGCAGCCCTTGAATTACCCGTACCCCCAGATTTTCTGGGTGGACAGCAGTGCCAGCTCTCCCTGGGCTTCTCCAGGGTCAGTCTTCCCCTGTCCGTCCTCTGCGCCAGGAAGGCCCGGGCAAAGGAGGCCACCGCCACTACCACCACCTCTGAAGAAGAGGAGGGGCCACAACACAGGCCTGTGTCTCCTTGTGATGTTTTTCATGGTTCTGGTGGCCCTGGTTGGATTGGGACTGGGACTATTTCAGCTCTTCCACCTGCAGAAGGAACTGGCCGAACTCAGAGAG GTCACCCCAATCCATCCTCTGAGAAAACGGAGCTGA
- the FASLG gene encoding tumor necrosis factor ligand superfamily member 6 isoform X1 encodes MQQPLNYPYPQIFWVDSSASSPWASPGSVFPCPSSAPGRPGQRRPPPLPPPLKKRRGHNTGLCLLVMFFMVLVALVGLGLGLFQLFHLQKELAELRESTSQRHTESSLEKQIGHPNPSSEKTELRKAAHLTGKPNSRSIPLEWEDTYGIALVSGVKYKKGSLVINETGLYFVYSKVYFRGQSCNKQPLNHKVYTRNFRYPQDLVLMEGKMMDYCTTGQMWARSSYLGAVFNLTNADHLYVNVSEPSLVNFEESKTFFGLYKL; translated from the exons ATGCAGCAGCCCTTGAATTACCCGTACCCCCAGATTTTCTGGGTGGACAGCAGTGCCAGCTCTCCCTGGGCTTCTCCAGGGTCAGTCTTCCCCTGTCCGTCCTCTGCGCCAGGAAGGCCCGGGCAAAGGAGGCCACCGCCACTACCACCACCTCTGAAGAAGAGGAGGGGCCACAACACAGGCCTGTGTCTCCTTGTGATGTTTTTCATGGTTCTGGTGGCCCTGGTTGGATTGGGACTGGGACTATTTCAGCTCTTCCACCTGCAGAAGGAACTGGCCGAACTCAGAGAG TCCACCAGCCAAAGGCATACAGAATCGTCTTTGGAGAAGCAAATAG GTCACCCCAATCCATCCTCTGAGAAAACGGAGCTGAGAAAGGCAGCTCATTTAACAG GCAAGCCCAACTCAAGATCCATCCCTCTGGAATGGGAAGATACTTATGGAATTGCCCTGGTCTCTGGGGTGAAGTATAAGAAGGGCAGCCTTGTGATCAATGAAACTGGGCTGTATTTTGTGTATTCCAAAGTGTACTTCCGGGGTCAGTCCTGCAACAAGCAGCCCCTGAACCACAAGGTTTACACGAGGAATTTTAGGTACCCCCAGGACCTGGTGCTCATGGAGGGGAAGATGATGGACTACTGCACTACTGGCCAGATGTGGGCCCGCAGCAGCTACCTGGGGGCTGTGTTCAATCTCACCAATGCTGACCATTTATATGTCAATGTATCTGAGCCCTCTCTGGTCAATTTTGAGGAATCTAAGACATTTTTTGGCTTATATAAGCTCTAA